The Gemmatimonadales bacterium DNA window GCCGGATCGGAGCCGATGCGGAGGACAACGGGCCAGCTTCCGACCATTCCCTGCCACTCCGCCCAAGGGGTAGGGTGTAGGGTGTGGGGTGGGGGCGTGATCTCGCGGCAGTCATGCAGCGCCGTCACGGTTCGGGCCGCGGCGTCGAGCTCCTCTTCCACGCCGCGGGCGGTCCCGATGGCGCGCAGCGCAAGCACCCAGGCGCGGTCGTACCCGACCGCCGCGGAGAGCGGCGGACTAGTCACCTCGAAGGCGGCGGTAGCAGTCCCGGAGCCGAGCAGTCGAGCGGTGGCTGCGGCGACCGCGGCGAGGGAGCCCGACCACGCGCGCGTCGCATCCGCCTCGGCGCGGGCGCGCAGGCGCAGGTTAATCTCGGTGATGACTCCGAATCCCCCGTGTCCGCCGATCACGACCTTGGCGAGGTCGAACCCGGCTACGTTCTTCACCACTCTCCCCCCGATCCGCACCGTGGTCCCGTTGCCCGCCACCACGGTCATCCCGAGAACCTGGTCGCGCGGGGGACCGTAGCCGGCGGCGAGCGGTCCGCCGCCGCCCGCGGCGAGAGCGCCGCCGAGCGTGCGCCCGGAGATGCCGGGCGGATCGAGCGCCAGCCACGCCCCCTGTTCGGCGAGCCGCGCTCCCAGCTGGTCGAGCGGACATCCGGCGCCCGCGGTTGCGACGAGGTCGGCGACGTCGAAACGGGACAGGGCGTCGAAGGGCCTGAGATCGAGCAGGGAAGCGTCGCGAGGCGCGTCCGGCCACCAGGATCCGGCCCCGCGCGGGAAGAGGCGGCGGCCGGCGGCGGCCGCCTCGCGGACTTGCTCCGCTACGCCGTCGGGTTCGGCGCGCATCGTACCAGCTCGGCCCGCACGGCCGCGACGAAGGTCTTCGCCTCTTCGATCAGCGGACGGGCGTCCTCGGGTCGCCACCCCGCGAAGCTGCGCTGATCGAGCGTCATCTCGAAGAGGGTCGCGAAGCCGCTTGGCAACTCGGTGCGCACCATTCGGGTGTAGTCGGAGAGTGAGCGCTGCTGGTGCCACGGTTCGTCCCCCAGCCACACCTTGA harbors:
- a CDS encoding FAD-binding oxidoreductase, which codes for MRAEPDGVAEQVREAAAAGRRLFPRGAGSWWPDAPRDASLLDLRPFDALSRFDVADLVATAGAGCPLDQLGARLAEQGAWLALDPPGISGRTLGGALAAGGGGPLAAGYGPPRDQVLGMTVVAGNGTTVRIGGRVVKNVAGFDLAKVVIGGHGGFGVITEINLRLRARAEADATRAWSGSLAAVAAATARLLGSGTATAAFEVTSPPLSAAVGYDRAWVLALRAIGTARGVEEELDAAARTVTALHDCREITPPPHTLHPTPWAEWQGMVGSWPVVLRIGSDPASWGDAVALAGAHLGDLLGISVTVPRGTVRVGAGSVAPAVVHALRAALAGRGWPVTLERADAPTREAAGVWGALAPGVRQLTDALRATFDPNGVFAVPLVA